From one Bacteroides eggerthii genomic stretch:
- the nspC gene encoding carboxynorspermidine decarboxylase: MTDKDFDLFPSPCYIMEEELLRKNLELIKSVADRAGVEIILAFKSFAMWRSFPIFREYVEHSTASSVYEARLALEEFGSKAHTYSPAYTEAGFPEIMRCSSHITFNSLAQFRRFYPMIQADGQGISCGIRVNPEYSEVETELYNPCAPGTRFGVMAEQLSDVLPQGIDGFHCHCHCESSSYELERTLEHLEAKFSRWFPQLKWLNLGGGHLMTRKDYDVEHLIRLLRGLKERYPHLRIILEPGSAFTWQTGVLTSEVVDLVENRGIRTAILNVSFTCHMPDCLEMPYQPVVRGAEMGNDGPYVYRLGGNSCLSGDYMGMWSFDHELQIGERIIFEDMIHYTMVKTNMFNGIHHPTIAMWTKEGKADLFKQFSYEDYRDRMS, from the coding sequence ATGACAGATAAAGATTTCGACCTTTTTCCTTCTCCTTGTTACATCATGGAAGAAGAGCTGTTGAGGAAGAACCTCGAACTGATAAAGAGTGTTGCCGACCGGGCAGGAGTGGAGATTATTCTTGCTTTCAAGTCCTTTGCCATGTGGCGTTCGTTTCCTATCTTCCGGGAGTACGTGGAACATTCTACGGCAAGTTCCGTCTACGAAGCCCGCTTGGCGCTGGAAGAATTCGGCAGTAAGGCCCACACCTATTCTCCGGCATATACGGAAGCCGGTTTTCCGGAGATTATGCGATGCAGCAGCCATATCACATTCAATTCATTGGCTCAGTTCCGGCGTTTCTATCCCATGATTCAGGCGGACGGGCAGGGCATATCCTGCGGCATACGCGTCAACCCGGAATATTCGGAGGTGGAAACCGAACTGTACAACCCATGCGCTCCCGGCACCCGCTTCGGTGTGATGGCCGAACAACTCTCCGATGTGCTGCCGCAGGGAATTGACGGGTTCCACTGCCATTGCCATTGCGAATCGTCTTCTTATGAGTTGGAGCGTACGCTGGAGCATTTGGAAGCGAAATTCTCCCGTTGGTTTCCGCAACTAAAATGGCTGAACCTGGGGGGAGGACATTTAATGACACGCAAGGATTACGATGTGGAACATCTGATTCGCCTGCTTCGCGGATTGAAAGAGCGTTATCCTCATTTGCGCATTATTCTGGAGCCGGGATCTGCATTTACCTGGCAGACGGGAGTGCTGACCTCTGAAGTGGTGGATCTTGTGGAAAACCGCGGCATACGTACCGCTATTCTGAATGTCAGTTTCACCTGCCATATGCCGGATTGTCTGGAGATGCCCTATCAGCCGGTTGTCCGGGGGGCTGAAATGGGAAATGACGGTCCGTATGTCTATCGTCTGGGTGGCAATTCTTGCCTGAGCGGCGACTATATGGGGATGTGGAGTTTCGACCATGAGCTGCAAATCGGAGAGAGAATTATTTTTGAGGACATGATACACTATACAATGGTAAAGACGAATATGTTCAATGGAATTCACCATCCCACCATTGCCATGTGGACAAAGGAGGGGAAAGCAGACCTGTTCAAGCAATTTTCTTACGAAGATTATCGTGACCGAATGAGTTGA
- a CDS encoding ATP-dependent helicase, producing the protein MSDYIQELNEGQRAAVLYNDGPSLVIAGAGSGKTRVLTYKIAYLLENDYQPWNILALTFTNKAAREMKERIARQVGVERARHLWMGTFHSIFLRILHAEAAQIGFTSRFTIYDTADSKSLLRSIIKEMGLDEKVYKPGTVQARISNAKNHLVSPAGYANNKEAYEGDCAAKMPAIRDIYRRYWERCRQADAMDFDDLLFYTFLLFRDHPDVLARYQSQFRYILVDEYQDTNFAQHSIVLQLAKEHRHVCVVGDDAQSIYSFRGADIDNILYFTKVYPGTKVFKLEQNYRSTQTIVSAANSLIEKNQRQIRKEVFSEKEKGEAIGVYQAYSDVEEGDIVINKIAELRRQGNYAYSDFAILYRTNAQSRVFEEAMRKRSMPYRIYGGLSFYQRKEIKDTIAYFRLTVNPNDEEAFKRIINYPARGIGDTTVSKITAAATDHNVSLWTVLCEPLTYGVNINKGTVTKLQSFRDLMTGFIESVSEKNAYELGTEIIRQSGIIGDVCQDNSPENLSRKENIEELANGMSDFCAQRQEEGNNNITLGDFLSEVSLLTDQDSDKDGDDEKITLMTVHSAKGLEFRNVFVVGMEENLFPSGMVGDSPRALEEERRLFYVAITRAEDHCFLTYAKSRYRYGKMEFGSPSRFLKDIDVRFLKLPQDAGLGRRVDESAASFRSRTRQEVIAPTVPRNLKRVTPSMGTASSSPAGTVGNIVQQGQLIEHERFGLGEVMKVEGEGDNAKATIRFKNAGDKQLLLRFARFKVIG; encoded by the coding sequence ATGTCCGATTATATACAAGAACTGAATGAAGGACAGCGTGCTGCGGTGCTCTACAACGACGGTCCTTCGCTGGTGATAGCCGGTGCGGGTTCGGGAAAAACTCGTGTGCTGACCTACAAAATAGCTTATCTGCTGGAAAACGATTACCAGCCCTGGAACATTCTTGCACTCACATTTACCAATAAGGCAGCTCGTGAAATGAAGGAGCGTATTGCCCGGCAGGTGGGTGTGGAGCGTGCCCGCCACCTTTGGATGGGGACATTCCATTCCATATTCTTACGTATTTTGCATGCGGAAGCCGCACAGATAGGATTTACCTCAAGATTCACCATTTATGATACGGCAGACAGCAAAAGCCTGTTGCGCTCTATCATCAAGGAGATGGGGTTGGATGAAAAGGTGTACAAACCGGGGACGGTGCAGGCCCGCATTTCCAATGCCAAGAATCACCTTGTGTCTCCTGCGGGCTATGCCAACAATAAAGAGGCTTACGAAGGCGACTGTGCTGCCAAGATGCCTGCCATACGCGATATTTACCGCCGTTACTGGGAGCGTTGCCGGCAGGCGGATGCAATGGATTTCGATGATTTGCTGTTTTACACTTTCCTGCTTTTCCGCGATCATCCGGATGTGCTTGCCCGTTATCAGTCGCAGTTCCGTTACATTCTGGTAGACGAGTATCAGGACACGAACTTCGCCCAGCACAGTATCGTGCTCCAACTGGCCAAGGAGCACCGGCACGTCTGTGTGGTGGGCGATGATGCACAGAGCATTTATTCTTTCCGGGGAGCGGATATTGACAACATACTGTATTTCACAAAAGTATATCCGGGCACGAAGGTCTTTAAACTGGAACAGAACTACCGCTCCACCCAAACAATCGTTTCTGCAGCCAACAGTCTGATAGAAAAGAACCAAAGGCAAATCCGCAAGGAAGTCTTTTCGGAAAAAGAAAAAGGAGAAGCTATCGGAGTGTATCAGGCGTACAGTGATGTGGAGGAAGGCGATATCGTGATCAATAAGATAGCCGAATTGCGCAGGCAGGGAAACTATGCCTATTCGGACTTTGCCATATTATACCGCACGAATGCGCAGAGCCGCGTTTTCGAGGAAGCCATGCGCAAACGCAGTATGCCGTACCGCATCTATGGAGGTTTGTCCTTCTACCAGCGTAAGGAGATAAAAGACACAATCGCCTATTTCCGCCTCACTGTCAATCCGAATGATGAAGAAGCCTTTAAGCGTATCATCAACTATCCCGCACGTGGAATAGGCGACACTACTGTAAGCAAAATCACCGCTGCCGCTACCGACCACAATGTAAGTCTGTGGACTGTGCTTTGCGAGCCGCTGACCTACGGAGTGAATATAAACAAGGGGACAGTGACCAAACTGCAAAGTTTCCGTGATCTGATGACCGGCTTTATTGAGAGCGTTTCCGAGAAAAACGCCTATGAACTTGGTACGGAGATCATTCGCCAGTCGGGCATCATCGGTGACGTCTGTCAGGACAACTCTCCCGAAAACCTCAGCCGCAAGGAGAACATCGAAGAGCTTGCAAACGGCATGAGCGACTTTTGCGCACAGCGGCAGGAGGAAGGCAACAACAACATCACACTGGGCGATTTCCTTTCGGAAGTTTCTTTGCTGACAGATCAGGATTCGGACAAAGACGGGGACGATGAAAAGATAACCCTGATGACCGTACATTCTGCCAAAGGACTGGAGTTCAGGAATGTTTTTGTGGTGGGCATGGAAGAGAACCTGTTTCCCAGCGGTATGGTGGGCGACTCTCCCAGGGCGTTGGAAGAAGAACGGCGTTTGTTCTACGTGGCCATCACTCGTGCGGAAGACCACTGCTTCCTTACCTATGCCAAGAGCCGCTACCGCTATGGCAAAATGGAATTTGGAAGTCCCAGCCGCTTTTTGAAGGATATTGATGTGCGTTTCCTCAAATTGCCGCAGGATGCCGGGTTGGGGCGCAGGGTGGACGAGAGTGCCGCATCTTTCCGTTCTCGCACCCGGCAGGAAGTCATTGCTCCGACCGTCCCCCGTAACCTAAAACGTGTGACCCCTTCCATGGGAACGGCATCTTCTTCGCCGGCAGGCACAGTCGGCAACATCGTGCAACAGGGGCAACTGATAGAACACGAACGTTTTGGTCTGGGCGAAGTGATGAAGGTGGAAGGCGAGGGCGATAATGCAAAAGCCACCATCCGTTTCAAAAATGCGGGAGACAAGCAACTTCTTTTGCGTTTCGCACGTTTTAAAGTGATAGGGTGA
- a CDS encoding superoxide dismutase, with protein sequence MNTLLMSLMIMIMSHEMPKLPYANNALEPVISQQTIDYHYGKHLQTYVNNLNNLVPGTEYEKKDLVTIVATAPDGAIFNNAGQVLNHTLYFLQFSPKPSQSEPTGKLAEAIKRDFGSFENFKKEFNAAAVGLFGSGWAWLSVDKNGKLHITKEANGSNPVRSGLTPLLGFDVWEHAYYLDYQNKRADHVNALWSIVDWDAVGKRMK encoded by the coding sequence ATGAATACGTTATTAATGTCTTTAATGATAATGATTATGTCACATGAAATGCCAAAACTTCCTTACGCCAACAACGCGCTGGAACCTGTAATCAGTCAGCAAACAATAGATTACCATTACGGTAAACATCTACAAACATACGTAAACAACCTGAACAATCTTGTTCCGGGTACAGAGTATGAGAAAAAGGATTTAGTTACCATCGTAGCTACCGCACCCGACGGTGCCATATTTAATAATGCCGGGCAAGTGCTGAACCATACATTGTATTTCCTGCAATTCTCTCCCAAACCTTCGCAAAGCGAACCCACCGGGAAACTGGCAGAAGCCATCAAACGTGACTTCGGCAGCTTTGAGAACTTCAAGAAAGAATTCAATGCAGCGGCAGTCGGCCTGTTCGGCTCCGGCTGGGCATGGCTGTCGGTGGATAAAAACGGAAAACTGCATATCACCAAAGAAGCGAACGGAAGCAACCCCGTACGTTCAGGACTGACTCCGCTGCTGGGCTTCGATGTCTGGGAACATGCATACTATCTGGATTATCAGAACAAACGCGCCGACCACGTCAACGCTCTTTGGAGCATCGTAGACTGGGATGCTGTGGGCAAACGAATGAAATAA
- a CDS encoding sensor histidine kinase, with translation MKLTYTAVFADLVNDFYQKNEILVICLAVIVLLLLFIMIFISISKSKHVQALKRMNEVAEESRQLQNAFIANMTHEIRTPLNVIVGFTTILAETDNLDKEQRVAFLKEINENKDVLLQLVNDLLDYSKIEANTMEYNDGEVDVNALILETCIAENAHSRLPGIQAEFVEKLPQCRLRIDRVRFGQVVGNLIRNALKFTEQGCVKVGCRRLSNQNFYFYVADTGCGIEEESRRAIFERFVKMNYNIRGTGLGLSICKSIIEHYGGGIGVESKKGEGSTFYFTLPAKLEYMEYGKF, from the coding sequence ATGAAGCTGACATATACTGCTGTTTTTGCAGATTTAGTAAATGATTTCTATCAGAAAAATGAAATATTGGTAATCTGTCTTGCAGTAATAGTCCTCCTGCTGTTGTTTATCATGATTTTTATTTCTATCAGTAAGTCAAAGCATGTCCAGGCCTTGAAGCGAATGAACGAAGTTGCAGAAGAGAGCCGTCAGTTGCAAAATGCCTTTATTGCAAATATGACCCATGAGATACGTACTCCTTTGAATGTGATTGTTGGATTTACCACGATTCTTGCCGAAACCGATAATTTGGACAAGGAGCAGCGTGTGGCATTTCTGAAAGAGATCAATGAAAACAAGGATGTTCTGCTGCAGCTGGTGAATGATTTGCTGGACTACTCCAAGATTGAAGCCAACACAATGGAGTATAACGATGGTGAGGTGGATGTGAACGCATTGATTCTGGAGACGTGCATAGCCGAGAATGCTCATTCCCGTCTGCCGGGCATACAGGCGGAGTTTGTAGAAAAGCTTCCCCAATGCCGTTTGAGGATTGACCGGGTGCGCTTCGGGCAGGTAGTCGGTAATCTGATACGGAATGCGTTGAAGTTTACCGAGCAAGGTTGTGTGAAGGTCGGCTGCCGAAGGTTGAGCAATCAGAACTTCTATTTCTACGTGGCCGATACCGGGTGTGGCATTGAAGAGGAGAGCAGGCGTGCAATCTTTGAGCGTTTTGTCAAGATGAACTATAATATTCGCGGAACAGGTTTGGGGCTTTCTATTTGTAAATCTATAATAGAACATTACGGTGGCGGCATTGGCGTAGAGTCTAAGAAAGGGGAAGGATCCACGTTTTATTTTACGCTGCCCGCCAAACTTGAGTATATGGAATACGGTAAGTTTTAA
- the ppdK gene encoding pyruvate, phosphate dikinase, producing MDKKRVYTFGNGQAEGKAGMRNLLGGKGANLAEMNLIGVPVPPGFTITTEVCTEYYEMGQDKVVALLKQEVENAIAHVETLMRSKFGDIDNPLLVSVRSGARASMPGMMDTILNLGLNDEVVEGLIRKTGNARFAWDSYRRFVQMYGDVVLGMKPVNKEDVDPFEAIIEDVKHAKGVKLDNELEVEDLKELVKRFKAAVKEQTGKDFPTCAYEQLWGAICAVFNSWMNERAILYRKMEGIPDEWGTAVSVQAMVFGNMGDTSATGVCFSRDAATGEDLFNGEYLINAQGEDVVAGIRTPQQITIIGSKRWAELAGVSEEERAAKYPSMEEAMPEIYKELDALQTKLENHYRDMQDMEFTVQEGKLWFLQTRNGKRTGAAMVKIATDLLHQGMIDEKTALLRCEPNKLDELLHPVFDKTALKQAKVLTRGLPASPGAACGQIVFFAEDAAEWHAGGKRVVMVRIETSPEDLAGMAVAEGILTARGGMTSHAAVVARGMGKCCVSGAGALNIDYKARTVEVDGVVLKEGDFISLNGSTGEVYKGKVETKAAELSGDFAELMQLADKYTRLQVRTNADTPHDAQVARNFGAVGIGLCRTEHMFFEGEKIKAMREMILAEDAEGRRKALAKILPYQQADFKGIFKAMEGCPVTVRLLDPPLHEFVPHDLKGQQEMADTMGVSLQYIQQRVEALCEHNPMLGHRGCRLGNTYPEITQMQTRAILGAALELKKEGVETHPEIMVPLTGILYEFKQQEEVIRAEAAKLFAEVGDSIEFKVGTMIEIPRAALTADRIASSAEFFSFGTNDLTQMTFGYSRDDIASFLPIYLEKKILKVDPFQVLDQNGVGQLVRMATEKGRAIRPDLKCGICGEHGGEPSSVKFCHKVGLNYVSCSPFRVPIARLAAAQAAIEG from the coding sequence ATGGACAAAAAAAGAGTTTATACCTTTGGTAACGGTCAGGCAGAAGGAAAAGCCGGCATGAGAAACCTTTTGGGAGGTAAGGGGGCCAACTTGGCAGAGATGAACCTTATCGGAGTTCCGGTTCCTCCGGGCTTTACAATTACAACAGAAGTTTGCACAGAATATTATGAAATGGGGCAGGACAAGGTTGTTGCCTTGTTGAAGCAGGAAGTAGAAAATGCCATTGCACACGTAGAAACGCTGATGCGTTCCAAATTCGGCGACATAGATAATCCGTTGTTGGTTTCCGTACGTTCGGGTGCACGTGCTTCCATGCCCGGCATGATGGATACAATCCTTAACCTCGGTTTGAACGATGAAGTTGTAGAAGGGTTGATCCGCAAGACCGGCAATGCCCGTTTCGCATGGGATTCATACCGTCGTTTCGTGCAGATGTACGGCGATGTAGTATTGGGTATGAAGCCGGTCAACAAAGAAGATGTCGATCCGTTTGAAGCCATTATAGAAGATGTGAAGCATGCTAAAGGCGTGAAGCTGGATAATGAACTGGAAGTGGAAGACCTCAAGGAGCTTGTAAAGAGATTCAAGGCTGCCGTAAAGGAACAGACCGGAAAAGACTTCCCGACCTGTGCCTACGAACAGTTGTGGGGAGCTATCTGCGCCGTATTCAACTCGTGGATGAACGAACGCGCTATCCTGTATCGTAAAATGGAGGGAATTCCTGATGAATGGGGTACGGCTGTAAGCGTTCAGGCAATGGTGTTCGGCAATATGGGAGACACTTCCGCTACAGGAGTTTGCTTTAGCCGCGATGCTGCTACGGGCGAAGACCTCTTCAACGGCGAATATCTGATTAACGCGCAGGGTGAAGACGTTGTGGCCGGTATCCGTACTCCGCAACAGATCACTATTATCGGTTCGAAGCGTTGGGCCGAACTTGCCGGTGTGAGTGAAGAAGAACGTGCGGCCAAATATCCTTCTATGGAAGAGGCAATGCCCGAAATATATAAGGAACTGGATGCTTTGCAGACCAAGCTGGAAAACCATTATAGAGATATGCAGGACATGGAGTTCACCGTACAGGAAGGTAAACTCTGGTTCCTCCAGACACGTAACGGCAAGCGTACCGGCGCGGCTATGGTGAAGATTGCCACCGACTTGCTGCATCAAGGTATGATTGACGAAAAGACGGCTTTGCTGCGTTGCGAACCCAATAAGTTGGATGAATTGCTTCACCCTGTGTTTGACAAGACGGCTTTGAAGCAGGCCAAGGTTTTGACTCGCGGCCTTCCGGCTTCTCCGGGTGCAGCTTGCGGACAGATTGTGTTCTTTGCCGAAGATGCTGCCGAATGGCATGCCGGCGGTAAGCGCGTGGTGATGGTGCGTATAGAAACTTCTCCGGAAGATTTGGCAGGTATGGCTGTTGCCGAAGGTATCCTGACCGCACGTGGCGGCATGACATCGCACGCTGCTGTTGTGGCTCGTGGCATGGGTAAGTGTTGTGTGTCCGGTGCCGGAGCATTGAACATCGACTATAAAGCCCGTACGGTTGAAGTGGACGGTGTGGTGCTGAAAGAGGGAGATTTCATTTCCTTGAACGGTAGCACCGGTGAGGTTTATAAAGGAAAGGTGGAAACAAAAGCAGCCGAGCTTTCCGGTGATTTTGCCGAGTTGATGCAGTTGGCTGATAAATATACGAGATTGCAGGTACGCACCAATGCGGATACTCCGCATGATGCTCAGGTGGCACGTAATTTCGGTGCGGTAGGAATCGGTCTTTGCCGTACGGAACACATGTTCTTTGAGGGTGAGAAAATCAAAGCCATGCGTGAAATGATTCTGGCGGAAGATGCGGAAGGACGTCGCAAGGCATTGGCTAAGATTTTGCCATATCAGCAGGCTGACTTCAAGGGTATCTTCAAGGCTATGGAGGGTTGTCCGGTGACTGTTCGTCTGCTTGACCCGCCTTTGCACGAGTTTGTTCCTCATGATTTGAAAGGACAACAGGAAATGGCAGATACCATGGGTGTAAGTTTGCAGTATATCCAGCAACGTGTAGAGGCTCTTTGCGAACACAATCCTATGCTGGGACACCGCGGTTGCCGTTTGGGTAATACTTATCCGGAAATCACACAGATGCAGACGCGTGCCATCCTCGGTGCCGCTTTGGAATTGAAGAAAGAAGGTGTGGAGACACATCCCGAAATCATGGTTCCGTTGACGGGTATTCTGTACGAATTCAAGCAACAGGAAGAGGTTATCCGCGCTGAAGCCGCCAAGTTGTTTGCTGAAGTAGGCGATAGCATTGAATTCAAAGTAGGTACAATGATTGAGATCCCGCGTGCGGCTCTTACGGCAGACCGTATTGCTTCTTCTGCTGAATTCTTCTCATTCGGTACGAATGACTTGACGCAGATGACTTTCGGTTATTCACGCGACGACATCGCTTCTTTCCTGCCGATTTATCTGGAAAAGAAGATCCTGAAAGTAGACCCGTTCCAAGTGCTCGATCAGAACGGAGTAGGGCAATTGGTGCGTATGGCTACCGAAAAAGGTCGCGCTATCCGTCCGGACTTGAAGTGTGGCATCTGCGGTGAACATGGCGGTGAACCTTCGTCGGTTAAATTCTGCCATAAGGTAGGTTTGAATTATGTCAGTTGTTCTCCGTTCCGCGTGCCTATTGCAAGACTCGCAGCGGCACAGGCTGCCATTGAAGGCTAA
- the rlmD gene encoding 23S rRNA (uracil(1939)-C(5))-methyltransferase RlmD, protein MARKRKELPLLEKVEITDVAAEGKAIAKVNDLVIFVPYVVPGDVVDLQIKRKKHHYAEAEAVKFHEYSPVRAVPFCQHYGVCGGCKWQVLPYSEQIRYKQKQVTDNLTRIGKIELPEILPILGSEKTEFYRNKLEYTFSNKRWLTTEEVRQNVVYEQMNAVGFHIPNAFDKVLAIEKCWLQDDISNRIRNAVRDFAYEHDYSFINLRTQEGMLRNMIVRTSSTGELMVILICKIEKDEEMALFNQLLQYVADTFPEITSLLYIINNKCNDTITDLDVHTFKGKDHIFEEMEGLRFKIGPKSFYQTNSEQAYNLYKVARNFAGLTGNELVYDLYTGTGTIANFVSKQARQVIGIEYVPEAIEDAKVNSEINGIQNTLFFAGDMKDMLTQDFINEYGRPDVIITDPPRAGMHQDVIDVILFAEPKRIVYVSCNPATQARDLQLLDAKYKVKAVQPVDMFPHTHHVENVVLLELKNPA, encoded by the coding sequence GTGGCAAGAAAGAGAAAAGAACTTCCCCTATTAGAGAAGGTGGAAATAACGGATGTGGCTGCCGAAGGAAAAGCCATTGCAAAGGTCAATGATTTGGTAATTTTCGTACCATATGTCGTTCCGGGTGATGTAGTAGACCTGCAAATTAAGAGAAAGAAACATCATTATGCTGAAGCTGAAGCGGTGAAGTTCCATGAATACTCCCCCGTAAGAGCAGTCCCGTTCTGCCAGCACTACGGTGTTTGCGGCGGTTGCAAATGGCAGGTGCTCCCCTATTCTGAGCAGATACGATATAAGCAAAAACAAGTAACGGACAACCTTACCCGCATCGGGAAAATAGAACTTCCGGAAATATTGCCGATACTCGGTTCCGAAAAAACGGAGTTCTACCGGAATAAACTCGAGTACACTTTTTCCAACAAACGCTGGCTGACGACGGAAGAAGTCCGGCAGAATGTAGTGTATGAGCAAATGAATGCGGTGGGTTTCCACATACCCAATGCGTTTGACAAAGTATTGGCCATAGAGAAATGTTGGCTGCAGGATGACATATCCAACCGCATCCGCAATGCCGTACGCGACTTTGCTTACGAGCACGATTATTCGTTCATCAATCTGCGCACTCAGGAAGGAATGTTACGCAACATGATTGTACGCACTTCCAGTACCGGCGAACTGATGGTTATCCTCATCTGCAAAATAGAGAAAGACGAGGAAATGGCTTTGTTCAATCAGTTATTGCAATATGTGGCAGATACTTTCCCCGAAATAACGTCTTTGCTATACATTATTAATAATAAATGCAACGACACCATCACCGACCTCGACGTACATACCTTCAAAGGCAAAGATCACATCTTTGAGGAAATGGAGGGACTGCGCTTCAAGATAGGCCCCAAGTCTTTCTACCAGACTAATTCCGAACAGGCATACAACCTATACAAAGTTGCCCGTAACTTTGCCGGACTCACCGGTAACGAATTGGTCTACGACCTTTATACCGGTACAGGAACCATTGCCAACTTCGTATCCAAGCAAGCACGCCAGGTCATCGGGATTGAATATGTGCCCGAAGCCATTGAAGACGCCAAAGTCAATTCGGAAATCAACGGCATACAAAACACATTGTTCTTTGCCGGCGACATGAAAGACATGCTGACGCAGGATTTCATCAATGAATACGGACGCCCGGATGTAATTATCACCGACCCTCCCCGCGCAGGCATGCATCAGGATGTGATTGACGTTATCCTGTTTGCAGAGCCCAAACGGATTGTATACGTAAGCTGCAACCCGGCCACCCAGGCAAGAGACTTACAGTTGCTCGATGCAAAATACAAAGTAAAAGCTGTCCAACCGGTGGATATGTTCCCGCATACTCATCATGTGGAAAACGTGGTATTGCTTGAGTTGAAAAATCCGGCATAA
- a CDS encoding RluA family pseudouridine synthase gives MAKEKIRARARTQYTDYMVKEPMELMEFLAAKMPDASRTKLKSLLSKRIVYVDSVITTQYNFPLKPGMKVQISREKGRKEFSNRLLKIVYEDAYIIVVEKMQGLLSVNTERQKERTAYTILNEYVQRSGRQHRVYIVHRLDRDTSGLMMFAKDEKTQNTLRDNWHNIVTDRRYVAVVAGEMENNAGMVRSWLTDRKLYVYSSPTDDGGKESVTHYRTIKRANGFSLVELVLETGRKNQIRVHMQDLGHPIIGDGRYGLEEVNPINRLALHAFKLCFHHPVTGELMQFETPYPGEFKKLFLKQK, from the coding sequence GTGGCAAAAGAAAAAATTAGAGCAAGAGCACGCACGCAATATACGGACTATATGGTGAAGGAGCCTATGGAACTGATGGAATTCCTGGCTGCCAAAATGCCGGATGCCAGTCGTACCAAGCTGAAATCATTATTGAGCAAGCGCATTGTATATGTAGACAGTGTTATCACCACACAATACAATTTCCCTTTGAAACCCGGCATGAAAGTGCAAATCAGTCGTGAGAAAGGGCGCAAAGAGTTCAGCAACAGACTGCTGAAAATAGTATATGAGGATGCTTATATCATTGTTGTCGAGAAGATGCAGGGGCTGTTGTCCGTCAATACGGAAAGGCAGAAGGAACGCACTGCCTACACCATATTAAACGAATACGTTCAACGGTCGGGCAGGCAACATCGCGTATATATCGTGCACCGTTTGGATCGTGACACGTCGGGATTGATGATGTTTGCCAAAGACGAAAAGACACAGAACACATTGCGTGACAACTGGCATAACATTGTAACAGACCGACGCTATGTAGCTGTTGTTGCAGGTGAAATGGAAAACAATGCCGGCATGGTAAGATCATGGCTTACCGACCGCAAACTTTACGTATATTCCAGTCCGACGGACGATGGCGGAAAAGAGTCTGTTACTCATTATCGTACTATAAAACGTGCCAACGGCTTCTCGCTTGTAGAATTGGTTCTGGAAACGGGACGCAAGAACCAAATTCGTGTACATATGCAGGATTTGGGACATCCCATTATAGGCGACGGACGATATGGACTGGAAGAGGTAAATCCCATCAACCGACTGGCGCTGCACGCTTTCAAGCTCTGTTTCCATCATCCAGTAACCGGAGAACTGATGCAGTTTGAAACACCTTATCCGGGGGAGTTCAAGAAATTGTTTCTAAAACAGAAATAA